Proteins encoded within one genomic window of Sebaldella sp. S0638:
- a CDS encoding RidA family protein encodes MIKRMPTNCGDNTCPSCTAAGDFIFLAHHAGGGNEKDVASQMKAALEKVKKTLESVGAEMNDMVQLNLYLRNLEDFEKARKVFNEYFDEGNFPTRMTTTTDFIDAHCLCMVDGTAYKPGVGNK; translated from the coding sequence ATGATAAAAAGAATGCCTACAAACTGCGGTGATAATACATGCCCGTCATGTACAGCCGCCGGAGACTTTATTTTTCTGGCACATCATGCAGGAGGAGGAAACGAAAAAGACGTAGCAAGTCAGATGAAAGCCGCACTGGAAAAAGTGAAGAAAACTCTTGAATCTGTGGGTGCTGAGATGAATGATATGGTTCAGTTAAACCTTTATTTACGAAATTTAGAAGATTTTGAGAAGGCCAGAAAAGTATTTAATGAATATTTTGATGAAGGGAATTTTCCTACAAGAATGACAACAACTACAGATTTTATAGATGCTCACTGCTTGTGTATGGTAGACGGTACAGCTTATAAACCAGGGGTTGGAAATAAATAA